One genomic window of Elaeis guineensis isolate ETL-2024a chromosome 2, EG11, whole genome shotgun sequence includes the following:
- the LOC105051341 gene encoding uncharacterized protein: MGNCIDRQKETTWVDDDDWESEERPMQYCPRKELKAGEAADEREKGGVGSTTEVKVKITKKQLEELLQRVEGRGLPIQQVLKDLLSMDEVSLQERARHWRPALQSIPEFPE; encoded by the coding sequence atggGGAATTGCATCGACCGGCAGAAGGAGACGACGTGGGTGGACGACGATGACTGGGAGTCGGAAGAGAGACCCATGCAATATTGTCCAAGGAAGGAGCTGAAGGCTGGAGAAGCGGCAGATGAGAGGGAGAAGGGAGGGGTGGGTTCGACCACCGAGGTGAAGGTGAAAATTACCAAGAAGCAGCTAGAGGAGCTGCTGCAGAGAGTTGAGGGCAGAGGGTTGCCGATCCAACAAGTCCTGAAAGATCTATTGAGCATGGATGAAGTTTCTCTTCAAGAGCGTGCACGGCACTGGAGACCAGCCCTGCAAAGTATACCAGAGTTCCCTGAGTAG